From Klebsiella electrica, the proteins below share one genomic window:
- the ftsL gene encoding cell division protein FtsL — MIGRVTEALSKVKGSLGSNERHALPGVIGDDLLRFGKLPLCLFICIIITAITVVTTAHHTRLLTAQREQLVLERDALDIEWRNLILEENALGDHSRVERIATEKLQMQHVDPSQENIVVQK, encoded by the coding sequence ATGATCGGCAGAGTGACAGAAGCCTTAAGCAAAGTTAAAGGATCGTTAGGAAGCAACGAGCGCCATGCCTTGCCTGGCGTCATCGGGGACGATCTTCTGCGGTTTGGGAAACTGCCACTCTGTCTGTTCATTTGCATCATCATTACGGCGATTACCGTGGTGACGACGGCACACCATACCCGTCTGTTAACCGCGCAGCGTGAGCAACTGGTTCTGGAACGTGACGCGCTGGATATTGAATGGCGAAACCTGATCCTCGAAGAGAACGCGCTCGGCGATCATAGTCGGGTTGAGCGGATCGCGACCGAGAAGTTGCAGATGCAACACGTCGATCCATCACAAGAAAATATCGTTGTACAAAAATAA
- the rsmH gene encoding 16S rRNA (cytosine(1402)-N(4))-methyltransferase RsmH: MMENFKHTTVLLDEAVNGLNIRPDGIYIDGTFGRGGHSRLILSQLGAEGRLLAIDRDPQAIAVAKTIDDPRFSIVHGPFSALADYVSERGLTGQIDGILLDLGVSSPQLDDAERGFSFMRDGPLDMRMDPTRGQSAAEWLQTADEADIAWVIKTFGEERFGKRIARAIVERNRIEPMTRTKELAEVVTAATPVKDKFKHPATRTFQAVRIWVNSELEEIEQALKSSLSVLAPGGRLSVISFHSLEDRIVKRFMREQSRGPQVPAGLPMTEAQLKKLGGRELRALGKLMPGEEEVAENPRARSSVLRIAERTNA, translated from the coding sequence ATGATGGAAAATTTTAAACATACTACGGTACTTCTGGATGAAGCGGTTAACGGCCTGAATATTCGTCCGGATGGTATCTACATTGATGGGACCTTTGGTCGCGGCGGTCACTCGCGCCTGATCCTTTCCCAACTGGGAGCGGAAGGACGCCTGCTGGCTATCGATCGCGATCCGCAGGCTATCGCCGTGGCGAAAACCATTGATGACCCTCGCTTTTCCATCGTACATGGACCTTTCTCAGCGCTGGCTGATTATGTCAGTGAGCGCGGACTAACTGGCCAGATCGACGGTATTCTTCTCGATCTTGGCGTCTCTTCACCTCAGCTTGACGACGCAGAGCGTGGCTTCTCATTTATGCGCGATGGCCCGCTGGATATGCGTATGGACCCCACGCGCGGCCAGTCTGCCGCCGAGTGGCTGCAGACGGCGGACGAAGCGGATATCGCCTGGGTGATTAAAACCTTCGGCGAAGAGCGCTTTGGCAAGCGCATCGCGCGCGCCATCGTCGAGCGTAACCGTATCGAGCCGATGACTCGCACGAAAGAGCTGGCGGAGGTGGTGACGGCGGCGACGCCGGTGAAGGACAAATTCAAACATCCCGCGACCCGTACCTTCCAGGCGGTGCGCATCTGGGTGAACAGTGAACTGGAGGAGATAGAGCAGGCGCTAAAAAGCTCGCTCAGCGTGCTGGCCCCGGGCGGGCGGCTTTCTGTTATCAGTTTCCACTCGCTGGAAGACCGTATTGTGAAGCGCTTTATGCGTGAGCAAAGCCGCGGTCCGCAGGTTCCGGCCGGGTTACCGATGACCGAGGCGCAGCTCAAAAAACTGGGCGGCCGCGAGTTGCGGGCACTAGGCAAGTTGATGCCGGGCGAAGAAGAGGTGGCAGAGAATCCACGGGCCCGTAGTTCAGTTCTGCGCATTGCAGAGAGGACGAACGCATGA
- the mraZ gene encoding division/cell wall cluster transcriptional repressor MraZ — MFRGATLVNLDSKGRLAVPTRYRDGLIEDASGQLVCTIDIHHPCLLLYPLPEWEIIEQKLSRLSSMNPVERRVQRLLLGHASECQMDNAGRLLIAPVLRQHAGLTKEVMLVGQFNKFELWDETTWYQRVKEDIDAEQSSTDALSERLQDLSL; from the coding sequence ATGTTCCGTGGGGCAACGTTAGTCAATCTCGACAGCAAAGGCCGTCTGGCCGTACCGACGCGTTACCGCGACGGGCTGATCGAGGACGCTTCCGGTCAACTGGTTTGTACCATTGACATTCATCACCCGTGCCTGCTGCTTTACCCCTTGCCTGAATGGGAAATCATCGAGCAAAAATTGTCGCGTTTATCGAGCATGAATCCCGTTGAGCGGCGCGTGCAGCGTCTGCTTTTGGGTCATGCCAGCGAATGTCAGATGGATAATGCCGGGCGTCTGCTGATCGCGCCGGTGTTACGGCAGCATGCCGGGCTGACAAAAGAAGTGATGCTGGTCGGACAGTTCAATAAGTTTGAACTGTGGGATGAAACGACCTGGTATCAACGGGTCAAGGAAGATATCGACGCTGAACAGTCGTCTACCGACGCGTTGTCGGAGCGTCTGCAGGATTTGTCTCTATAA